atattttctgacagGACACATGGACACATTTTGCACACGCCCTGGGCGCGTAGATCATAATGTGTATGTTTTTTTGACCGTTGGAGCAAGTGATGTATGCTTGAGAATGACAGGTGACGAAGCGCGTGGAAACAGACCAGAGTGAGTGGACGGGCTGGAACTGGAGGACGGAGGGGGACATAATGGTAAATGGAGCGTTCTTTGTGCCATCAGGGGCAGGCCTCAGCGCCCAGTACGCCATGGCCTCCAGTGTGGAGCCCAAGGCCGCTGGGCTAATTGACCAGCTCACTATGAACGCTGGTGTTCTTGGTGGGCCCAGGTACACACCACCCATCTTACTACTCCTCTTTTTATCTATCTATCTTTCTTTTACTCTACTCGCTCTTGTatcttcaaaaacaaaaataaccgAACTACCTGTCAATTTGACTGTCTCATCGAAGGGCATTTTATGTTCTGAATAATTAATTACTGGATACTACttgctttttctttccttccttgaAATGAAGTTTGATTTTTGGGTGTGTCCAAAGGTACAGATTGTTTTGTTCGGGAATAGTGTCTGTAGACGGTTAACTGTCTTTTTTGTGTCCATGCATAATCCATTTACACTTTTTAATGCTTCCACAACATGTGTTTTTGCTAAACTCACTTGAGATGCCAATAGAATATACAAGTATGCCAATTGCAAGACTTCCAATCGGTGCACGTGATCATGCTGGCATTGGGAATCTCATTGCTCTGGCTGCATTCCTTCTTGCTTCCTGCATAGCACAAATACagagacctttttttttttttggtttcctttTAATATAAGCTTGTCTCAGTGCTAAACTTGTTTCCTTGAAACAAAATAACCGACCCCAGCCCTTGAGAAGATTGTTTTACTTGTGGATATAGACCTTCAGCTGTTCAGCATATAGTCTATGCAATGCTACCATACGGTATCAGAGCCAAAAGGCTTATTTCTTAAACCCGCACTTACATGTATAGGAGATTGCACTCTAAgggctttttttttgtttttaaagatgagttgagatgggttgagattaaagttaatacaatattgataaaatatattttttaatattatttttgttttaatattaaaaaaattattttatttagtataTCAAAagtatatcaatatttttcactattatttattattttattattattttttacttattttaaaaaattatttattattattttcatatattctctaccctttcttattttatttttactaccCAAACGCAAAGCCGGTTCATTATTTTCACTACCTAAAAGTCAAAGGTGCCCCTGTTTTACCTAGAAGCATAAAAGGTGGATGGGGATGGCAACAGTACACGTTGCCTGCTGGTGCGGTGTGTGTAGTAAAGAAGGCATGAGTGATTAGCACAACCGAGTAGACATTCGAATGCCATAAGATGCATGTGTAGACAGAGTGGAAGTGTAGTTGCAATTTTGGACCTGTATAGTCTGTGAGTGGGATAGGACACAGTACACCAGGTCATCTTTCGGTGATTCAGTTATCTCATGCTTTCCAGCTAGTAAACGTGGTACCGTTCGAGGGTCCACTTCTGTTTGATAGAGACCTGTCATGGACAAGGAGCTGCCTGCTGCAACCCTATTGAAAAGGGGCGGCTTTTTTCCCAAGACTTTTTTGGCTGTATCCTATTATTTTCTTGAGAATTTGCTGTATCCTATGCGTCATTTGTTTGTTTATGATCTTTCACCCTGGATGTGGAGGAGTCTCTCACCTGACATATTTGTTCGGTTTAGGTCTCTAGGCTGTAGACAGTTAAggtctcttattttctttttctttctttctttgactAAATTATTTCTCATTCATTTTTATGATGAGTTGATATTCCTACATGCCTACTTTTCCTCCATATTAAAAATGGTAACCACAATTGTAACACTTATAAGCCACGAAAGGCTGTGTAACATATCTGGCTGGTACTTTTCCCTACTAAAAAGGAgtacaaatattaaaagaaaataagaaaagcaccatcatctctctctaCATGTTAACAGTTCAAATCTCTGTACAGGGAGAGCAGTCAGAGCATATCATACCCAGGATACAATGGTGGAGGGACCGGCACGGGAACTACCTACACCGGAAATTCTGGGTCCGGTGGTGATGGAGACTACTTTGGAATGATATTTGGGGGCGGCGCCATGGCAGCGGCACCACCCGCAGCCCCATCTTCTACTTCAATCATTTTACCccttgtaattattttaatttggcaCGCTACCACTGGTCTTCATCTCCTATTATCGTTTCCCTTATTATGAAAGTGGTGAAGGAAAGAATATTTAGGTTAAATTCATCACTATATAAGGAGAAAAAGAGGAACCTCCTGATCAATTTGATTTCTTGGCCCCTCCCTtggtatatattatttattgaggAGCATCAACTAATCATCGAGGTGAATGATACCACCAATTATGAGGCCCATTTTGTTGGGGGCTTTTATTGCATATTATAGCTTGTTTTTGTAGGCCTTCTCACGCTATTATACGaaacttgattttgttttggttcgTTTTGACTCGAGAAAGCCGTGTAGAGCCCATATCAACTATCAAGGAGAAAGAAAAGGTCTGACTGAGGTGGCGTTACAACTTACGGATATCTCGTCAATGCATGGCCCCATAACGTAtctttagggcaggtttggggtgggatgataattttgtgttattttagtgtttaaaatattatattttagtattattattgtattgagatttaaaaaagttgaattgaaatttgaaaaagttaaattgtttattatattttgtataaagatttaaaaaatatgtaatgatgagataaaatgagatgaaaattttaaatctattcCATCCCAAAACTACCCTTAATCAACTTTTTTCCCAatgattttttggtttttcttgttAGTAGTAATAGTAACGTATTTGAGATGCACCGCATGTGGGATAAAATTTCCAGCCGTTCAAGTATTAATGGGGTTCTGATTCGTCGTGTTCTAAGCATGCCTCTCTCACACGTTTTCTAGCATTGTAGACTGTGACCTATAGCCGCGTGTAGTCATCACTTATAGAAAAGGGCATAACTGTAACCAAGTAACCTTGCTTTGATTTCCACGCCAAACATACGGCTAATTTAGATTGAGAtctgatgattttaaataaaaaatagtggttaaaaaaattattgttaaaatattaatttttttatattattattattttatgatttaaaaaaattaaattatttattatattttagataaatttaaaaaaattataataataaaataaaactagataaaatattttcgtaATCCAAACCGGtcttaaaatatgaaaattcggTCTCAATAGCTACTTCTCATGCACAAACAATACacaccttattttattttgattttcatatcAAAGTAGAAAGAATATAATTGCTAAGAAAATAGACCAGAATCTTATTGCCATCGGATATGGAGTTTAACAGGAGGACTTTCATCTTTCTTATTTGTCTGGATCTATCAAACCGCCCTTTTTAGACAGTATTCTGGCTTTCGTTCACCTTTGACAATCCAGCTCCATTGTCGTCCGCCATCGCCTGTCCGCTCTCGGCCGCTTTTACCTGTTCTCGAAACTTCTTATAGATGTCACCCTTATAAAAGTTTGAAGTCCTAACCACCAAAATAAGCGAAAAAAGCGTCCCAAACAAGGTCACGGCAGTAATAAGAATGAAAGGGAGTTTAAAGCAATCACCCCCTACACAATTTAGTTCCGCCCCAGGCTTTCTCTCGAGCCCCAAAGCCGCCAGTTGCTTCTTAGCCTCCCTATCGTATAAATACCCTGTTGTCTTCACATTGAGCAAAAAGGACCCAACTGGGCTAGCCACTACCCCGAAATTGTACAGAGTGGAGTAGTACTTAAGGCCAAAAAGTTCAGAGATTATGGCGAAAATTAGAGGCCATTGTGCTCCAAAACAGAACCCAATTATGACTGATGCAATGTAAAGTGCGTATGGAGCGCTGAATGCGATCAGAAGAAACCCAGCGCATGATAATAGAAGGACTAGAGTGAGCATGAGAGTACGAGGGAACTTGTACTTGGTTAAAAGGATTTCAGACACCGCACCTCCGACGATCTTTCCGAAGTATATCCATATGCCAATAAGGGACGCGAACATGCTGATATCTGCACGCGAATATCCGAAGGAAAGTCCGATCTGTCCCAAGTTGTCCATCACCGTTAATGTGCCCCCCAGGCCACAAGTTGTAGCCAAGAACAGCAGGAACATATCAATGCTGAAAACCGCTTGGAGTATGGTGTGGTCCTCCCCTCTGTCTACCTTCTGAAACATGGTTTTCCAGCAGGAATCTTCATTTTCTGCACTTGCATTCGGTGGCGAAAGGGTTGCTGAAGTAAATGGTAGTGCTTTTTCAGATGGAGGTGTCTCAGGGTTTTGTTTCTCAATCTCAGACGTCCTCGTAGACGGTGAACGATCATTGATAACTTTGTTACTGCTCTTCCAAAGCATATACTCTTGCTTAATAACGACAGCAAGTGGGAGAAAGAGCAAGAAAAGCACACCGGCAACACTACCACCGTATGCGCTTTGCGTGAATTTGCTTTTCTTCTGTACGATGAGCATAATCAGCAAAAACCCAGCAAGACTGAATGAAATATAGAGGAACTGATTGAAAACTTTGGCCTCCTTAGGCTGCCGAGCACCCTTAATTATTCTGATGACTCGAATAAAAATGAAGGATACAGCCATTGGAAGAGATGCCATTAGGAAAATCAAAGACTTGGTGTCGTTGCCATAGAAGGCGTGGTAAAACTGCGTCATAATTGCGGTACTCAGACTGAGATAGCCGTTACTCACGCCGATCACGACGCCACGGCTTTCTGGGAAGTTCTTAACGCAGGTGATGAGGGCTCCAGTGTTGGTGAAGGTATGGGAATTTGCCCCGATGAAGATGTAAAAGCACATATGCCAGACTTTTGGCCGAGCAATTTTTTGGGTCACGGCGAGCCATAGCATGATGTACCCACAAAAATTGAAAGCTGCACCCACAGATAAGACAACCCAGGTGGGTGTGATCTCGTTGATTAGGCCTGAAACGAGGCCGATGTTGGAGCCCAAGTCCTTGAAGAAGCTAAGCAAATTGAGGGTGGATTGGTCGTAGCCGAGTGTGGATTTGATATCATTGGAGTAAAGGGCGAACGAGTAGCTCGCGCCGGAGACGGACATCAGTATAAATGTTGCAAACACCATGAGCCAACGCCCCCTGAGCACTTGGAAAACGAGGCTCCTCATGTCTGCCCAACCACCATCGCCTTCTCCTTCAGCAGGAAACACCATTCCTTCTGGATTTTTAAGGTCGTAGCTAGGCTAGGAACACTTATGCAATTAATTCTGTGTTTTTAGTTGTAAGAAACGAGAGCAATGGCTAATTATTATGGATAATGCTGGAGctctcccgctggagctctagcatcatgtatattttttaatttttttttatatagatatttttaataattttaaatatttttaaaaaataaaaaaatttataatattattaaataatacttgtttaatcactaagtaaaatataaaatatttttttataattttttattttacttcgtgattaagaaaatattttttaataacatttttttaacttcttgattaagaaaatgtttttaataatgttttaaatttattttattttttaaaaaatattaaaaaatattaaaaaaattatataaaaaataatttaaaaaaaacacatataatatatgctacagcctccagcgggagcccctaGCGgaggctgtagcacgatccaatTATTATATGACCTGGGGAAtaggggaagagagagatgaGTAAATTAAAGAACTGAGAAtataagggtacgtttgggtgttgaaaaatgttgagaagtgttgagaatgtttgtgaatagttatgagtagagattggagtgagtttgtaggtcccattgagagtattttgagttgtttggatgtgtgaagtatgttgagttgttgacttttgagtaggtagttgaaaaatatgtgggtcccataaatattatagtgatttaatttttagtaataaatattataatgattttattatagtgattttttaatattaataaatattgtaatgattttattttacttttatatataataatgataaatagtataatgattttatttttaatttatatataattgtgataaatattataatgagattatttatatatatatatatatatagttataaatattatagtaatgttattttttatttatatattatagtgattttatttttaatttatatataatagtgataaatattatagtagtttattttttatttatatataatagtgattttattttatatatatattatagtgattttattttttatttatatataatagtgataaatattttttatttatatattatagtgatttttatttatttatatattatcatgatttttttttatatttaatagtgataaatattatagtgattttttatttatttatatattatagtgattttttatttatttatatattataatgattttatttttttatttatatttaatagtgataaatattatagtgattttattttttatttatatattatagtgattttattttttatttatatattatagcgattttattttttatttatatataatagtgataaatattttttatttacatattatagtgattttattttttatttatatattatagtgattttattttttatttatatattatcgtgattttattttttatttatatattatagtgattttattttttatttatatataatagtgataaatattttttatttatatattatagtgattttttattatttttatattataatgatttgtttatttatatttaatagtgataaatattatagtgattttattttttatttatatattatagtgataaatatttttttatttatatattatagtgattttattttttatttatatattatagtaattttattttttacttatatattatagtgataaatattttttatttatatattatagtgattttttattatttatatattataatgatttttttatttatatttaatagtgattatttatatattataatgatttttttatttatatttaatagtgatattaattttattatttatatattatagtgattttattttttatttatatattatagtgattttattttttatttatatattatagtgattttattttttatttatatattatagtgattttatttttttatttatatttaatagtgataagtattatagaatgtttgtgaatagttatgagtagagattgaagtgagtttgtgggtcccattgagagtattttaagttgtttggtatgtgaagtattttcaagagtatgagaatacttggaaagtgttgaggatacttcgtcacccaaacacagcctaagtcGTTGTCTTTCCAGAAAATGGAGAAAGTGCATATAAAACCTCCATGTATGGCCACAAATTATGAGTGGTTTCGCGGTGGTATAATCAGGGCAATTCAGTTTCAATGGGAGATGTGTATGCAATGACTGTGTTGGCGGGGACGCAGTTAACATGGAACGTACGTAGATTTGTCAAACAAAGTGTTAAATATGTAGATAGGAATTGCATGTTCGGAGTTGCTAGATAGAAAACCTGTTGGAAAAGTACTACTTCGGCTAGTGGAATTATGAAGTGCTTTGTTTGGTGGCCCAAAGACTCAAATGTGTGTTGTCAGTTTTGCTTTCAAAAAAGTAAAAGCTATAATTATTTGGTCTGATAAGCTTAATCATAtggttgttatttatttatttatttcccacGACTTGAATATAGCTCTCCTGCTTTAAGCTTAATCTGTCAATTTTGTAGCCAATTGAACTAGTTGTGCAAATCGAAATCATTACACTGTTCATTTGAACCTTCCATTCATGAAATCTTCTTATGGTCGATTTTAATCGGGGTTCAATGTTCTATTTTATGGCTTAAAAGAATCTTAAACAGATACCATATGGTACTTCCATTCAAATCCAATAATATTACGTATACATCGTCTTCAAATTGGCTAAGAATATTCTAGTGTCATGGCTAATGCCACTGTATCCCTAATGTATGCCACTCATTTTGTCTATTGACGTGCACCACaatgaattattaaaaaaattaaaaatatatatactcaaaataaaattactcttaaaaacattaaaagaaagattaaaatcttatattctttctactattttatgtttgtgttttaattttttaaaaactatttaataAGCCACGTGACACCAGATTGTATTGCCACATCAAGGGGCATAATGAGTAGTATAAAATAGGAgatataatagtatttttttaaaagtaaatctacaaattgacgtgactttatataatatataagaactgctttataataaaaataattttacagtcCGACATACCAcattaagttatgtcagtttgtgagtttactttttatataatctatttataactaaagcattttttaatctctgaattcttaaaaaaataatgctcCTAGTAACACCTCCAACATAACTTCCATGTAATATTTTGATCTAgtagttatatatgtataattcataaaaataaaatcaaaagatcaaATTTTAACTCACTTCGATGCATATTTACTACATCAATAGTGTTATATAAATCTTAGAAGAATTATAACATTGCTCATATTTCGGTTATAAAAGTAataggaaaatgttaaatttacttaagatatacttatcaaaaaagttttttcttcacatgtcagttattaatatgttaagaattctaaaatttaaaatttaaaagaaaattaataaaatgagtcttataagtaaaagtgtaaGTATAATTATAAGTACATATAACACTGTTCAATAATATTCTTACAAATCAGGGTATGATTCGCTTTCCTATAATAGATGTGTAAAATCATGATGtgattatatttataacctTGGAGATTAAaataaacagagagagaaacttattattctcatatataaagaATAGATGCAACACGATTATAACCtatgataaataaatagattttatattcataaagccgaatataatttatttagttaatgattaaaattttaaggaaaaaaatggtaCGAGAAAGAGCTTTGTctgttgttattattgttaaaaaatatggaGACGTTTGATTCGCAGgacattttaattcatctcaactcatctcactactattcattattattcagtaactttaactcataaattctattactattcacaattcattttattattattcataatctattttaactcatctcgaATCATCTTTAAATTCAAAAGCATCCTAAATCTTATGACGGCATAGTAGGAGCTCTTTGGTCAACGAGACATTTGACCAACTCGACCTTGGTATTGTTTTTCTGGGTCCCCCAGCCCTCTTGTATTTGTGTCATTAACTGATCATCATCGAGGTGAATGATATCACCAATCATGAGGCCTATTTTGTTGGGGGCTTTAATCGCTCGCATATTATAGCTTGTTTTTGTAGGCCTTCTCTCTCTATTATACGaaacttgattttgttttgactCGAGAAAGCCATGTTCAGGCCGTTTGATAGGTAGAGCCCATCAAGGAGAAAGGAAAGGTCTGAATTAGGTAGCATTTGGGATGCCCCAGTCAGTCTATGGCCCTTTTGTGTATCAGATTAATCGCCTTTCCCCCCCTCCAATGATTTTGGGGTTTTTCTTGTTAGTCGTAATAATAACGTATTTGAGATGGCATGTCTCCATGTGGGACAAAATTTCCCAACCGTTCAATTATATATGGGGGGTTCCATGATTCATCGGCTCTAAGAATTTCGCTCTTACACGGGTTTTCTAACGATGTAGACTGTCACCTCCGGCCACCTGTCGTGTCAACATCAAGTATAGAAGGGGACTATCGTAACATTGGAGAGCTCATACCTAATACTACTCTTTGATTTTACGGCTAAATTGAGACTAATATTAAATGGAGTATTTGAAACGTGTCTCAATACCAACTTCTCATATACAAATAATAcatacctctttttttttttttgacagcTGAATATCAACGTAGAAAACATATAATTGCGAAGAAAATAGACGAGAATCTTGTTGCCATCGGATATATATGGAGTTCAACAGTAGGACTTCCATATTTCTTCTATATTTGTCTGTACCTATCAAACTGCCCTTTCATCTGTTACTTGAAGTTTATATTTAGACAGTATTCTGGCTTTCGTTCACCTTTGACAATCCAGCTCCATTGTCGTCCGCCATCGCCTGTCCGCTCTCGGCCGCTTTTACCTGTTCTCGGAACTTCTTATAGATGTCACCCTTATAAAAGTTTGAAGTCCTAAGCACCAAAATAAGCGAAAGAAGCGCCCCAAACAAGGTCACGGCAGTAATAAGAATGAAAGGGAGTTTAAAGCAATCACCCCCTACACAATTTAGTTCCTCCCCAGGCTTTCTCTCGAGCCCCAAAGCTGCCAGTTGTTTCTT
This window of the Juglans regia cultivar Chandler chromosome 12, Walnut 2.0, whole genome shotgun sequence genome carries:
- the LOC108984034 gene encoding uncharacterized protein LOC108984034, with protein sequence MVFPAEGEGDGGWADMRSLVFQVLRGRWLMVFATFILMSVSGASYSFALYSNDIKSTLGYDQSTLNLLSFFKDLGSNIGLVSGLINEITPTWVVLSVGAAFNFCGYIMLWLAVTQKIARPKVWHMCFYIFIGANSHTFTNTGALITCVKNFPESRGVVIGVSNGYLSLSTAIMTQFYHAFYGNDTKSLIFLMASLPMAVSFIFIRVIRIIKGARQPKEAKVFNQFLYISFSLAGFLLIMLIVQKKSKFTQSAYGGSVAGVLFLLFLPLAVVIKQEYMLWKSSNKVINDRSPSTRTSEIEKQNPETPPSEKALPFTSATLSPPNASAENEDSCWKTMFQKVDRGEDHTILQAVFSIDMFLLFLATTCGLGGTLTVMDNLGQIGLSFGYSRADISMFASLIGIWIYFGKIVGGAVSEILLTKYKFPRTLMLTLVLLLSCAGFLLIAFSAPYALYIASVIIGFCFGAQWPLIFAIISELFGLKYYSTLYNFGVVASPVGSFLLNVKTTGYLYDREAKKQLAALGLERKPGAELNCVGGDCFKLPFILITAVTLFGTLFSLILVVRTSNFYKGDIYKKFREQVKAAESGQAMADDNGAGLSKVNESQNTV